ACGGTATCTATTTTTAATAGAACTCAATCTGTAACCGAAGAAGTTATCAATAATAACAAAGAAAAAAAAATTTTTCCATATTTTTCTATTAAAGATTTTGTAAATTCATTAAGAAAACCTAGATGTATTTTACTCATGGTAAAATCAGGGCAACCTACAGATGAAACTATTCAATTTATTCTTCCTTATTTAAATAAAGGAGATATATTGATTGATGGTGGAAATACCTTTTATAAAGACTCTATTAGAAGAAGTAATGATTTAATGAAATGTGGCATTAATTTTATCGGAATGGGTGTATCTGGAGGCGAGTTAGGAGCATTAAATGGTCCATCTATTATGCCAGGTGGATCCAGGGAAGCATATGATCTAGTTTCTTCTATGTTAAAGAAAATATCTGCGAAATTTAAAAATGAACCATGTGTTAGTTATATTGGTCCAAATGGCGCTGGTCATTATGTTAAAATGATTCACAATGGTATTGAATATGGTGATATGCAATTAATATCAGAATCATATTTTATATTAAAAAATGTATTGAATATGAAAAATGAGGAATTATCTAATACATTTTCTCAATGGAATAAAGGTGAGTTAAATAGTTATTTAATTGAAATAACAAAAAATATTTTTCTTAAAAAAGAAAAAGATGGTATTCATTATTTAATAGATTCTATATTAGATCACGCAGAAGATAAAGGCACCGGTAAATGGATTAGTCAAGATGCTTTAGAACTTCATGAACCGCTCTCACTCATTACTGAATCTGTTTTCGCAAGATATTTGTCTTCTCTTAAAGATCAACGTCTTATTGCATCAAAAATTTTAAAAGGTCCGATTTTAAAATGTATATCTTCTCAGAATAAAGAACTTTTTGTTGAAGAAGTACGAAGAGCTTTATATTTAGGTAAAATAATTTCCTATGCACAAGGTTTCTCTCAATTAAAAAAAGCTTCAGAAAAATATTCTTGGAATTTACAATATGGTAAAATTGCTAAGATTTTTAGAGCTGGTTGTATTATTCGCGCTGATTTTTTAGAAAGAATAACTGATGCATTTAAAAGTAACAATGTAACTAACTTGTTATTGACACCTTATTTTTCAGAAATATCTAATAAATATGAAAAATCTTTACGTTATATTACCTCATATGCAATAAAATACGGTATTCCTGTTCCTACTTTTGCATCCGCTATATCATATTACGATAATTATCGAACAATGTCTTCGTCTGCAAATTTAATTCAAGCTCAAAGAGATTATTTTGGAGCACATACTTATAGAAGAACTGATAAAAAAGGATATTTTCATACGAATTGGTTAACTAAAAAAGAGCTTTAATTGTTAATTTAAAATTAATTGTAGAACTATTTTTTAGTTTTTTATTATAGAATAGCAGAAGATAATAAAATACATCTCTCTGCTATTAATAAAAATTATTTCTAATTTTTTATAAGATATTTTATGTTTACAACATATATAAATTAATTTTAGGAAAAAAAATGCGTTTATCTGATACAGATATTGAAGAATGGTTAAGTAAAAAAAAATTGGTTATCCAGCCTTATCCTAAAAAACAATTAATTAATGGAATTACCGTTGATATACATCTTGGTAATAAATTTCGTTTTTTTTATGATCACACCACTTCTTGTATTGATTTAAGCGGTTCAAAAGAAAAAATAGCTTTAGATTTAAATAAAATTGTAAGTTGTGAAACTATTTTTTCTAAAAAGGAACCATTTTTTTTAAAACCAGGAGCTTTAGCATTGTTTTCAACTTTAGAAAATATTACCTTACCAAATAATTTAGTTGGTTGGTTAGATGGACGTTCCTCGTTAGCTCGTCTTGGTCTTATGGTTCATGTTACATCACATCGAATTGATCCTGGTTGGCATGGTAATATTGTTTTAGAATTTTTTAATGCAGGAAAATTAACTTTGGTTTTAACTCCTGGAATAAAAATTGCAGCACTGAGTTTTGAATTACTTTCAAAACCAGTTTTACGACCTTATAATTCTCGTAATGAATCTAAATATAAAAGACAAAACGGAGTTGTACCTAGTCGAATTTATGAAGAATAAATACCTTTATATATAGTAATTTTTAAAAATGAAAAAGTTTACGATGAATCATATTTTGTATATGATATTACCTATTTAATTAAGTAAAAAATTATGTCTAATAAATTCAAAAAAATTTTAGTTACTTGTGCATTACCATACGCTAATGGTCCTATTCATATAGGTCATATGCTTGAGCACATTCAAGCAGATATTTGGGTTCGTTATCAAAGAATGAGAAATAATGAAGTTTGGTTTATTTCTTCTGACGATGCACATGGTACAGCTATTATGTTAAAATCTGAAAAATTAGGAATAACACCTATAAAATTAATTAAAAAAATTAAAGAAGAGCATATAATAGATTTTTCAAATTTTAATATTTCACATGACAACTATCATAGTACGCATTGTGTAGAGAATTTATTTCTATTAAGAAAAATATTTTTATCTTTAAGTGAACAGAAACTTATTAATGAAAAAAAAATTTTTCAATTTTATGATAATACAAAAAAAATGTTTCTTCCAGATAGATTCATAAAAGGTACCTGTCCTTTTTGTTCTTCAAAAAATCAAAACGGAGACAACTGTGAAATATGCGGTTCAATTTACGAACCTACAGATTTGGTTAATCCTATTTCTGTAATTTCAAATAGTGTTCCTATTTTAAAAAATACGACACATTTATATTTTAATTTACCACTTTTTACTAATATGTTAAATAAATGGATACATTCTGGTATTTTAGAAAAATCAGTTGCTAAAAAAACGGAAGAATGGTTAAAATCAGGTTTAAAAGAGTGGGGTATTTCTCGAGATGCTCCATATTTTGGATTTAAAATTCCAAAATTTGATAAGAAATATTTTTATGTTTGGCTAGATGCGCCTGTTGGTTATATAAGTGCATTTAAAAATTTTTGTACTAAAAATAAAAAAGTAGATTTTAATGAATTTTGGAAGAAAGAATCAAAATGTGAATTGTATCATTTTATTGGTAAAGATATTATTTATTTTCATACCCTGTTTTGGCCTGCAATATTAGAGGCTTCTTCATATCGAAAACCTAATGGTATTTTTGTTCATGGCCATCTAACTATAAATGGATTAAAATTATCAAAATCTCGAGGTTTTTTAATTAAAGCGTCAGACTGGATTAAATGTTTTGATTCAGATAGTTTACGTTATTATTATGCAAGTAAATTAAGTAATAATATTAATGATATTGAAATTAATTTAGAGGATTTTATCCAAAAAATTAATAGTGATATTGTCAATAAATTAGTTAATTTGGCTTCAAGAAATGCTAGTTTTATTCATAAGTATTTTGATGGATATTTAGCTGATTCTTTGGGAGATTGCAATTTGTATCAAGATTTTATTGATATAAGTAAAAAAATTGCTAATTTTTTTGAAAATCGTCAATTTAGTAGTGTAATTCGCGAATGCATGAAATTGTTAGATTTAGCAAATCAATATATTAATCAAAGAGAACCCTGGAAAATAAAACAAGATAATTTTAATAAATTACATACAATTTGTACTGTAGGTATTAATTTATTCAGATTAGTTGTAATTTTTTTAAAACCAATAATACCAGATTTAGCTAAAAAAACAGAGTATTTTTTAATTTCAGATCTTACTTGGAAGGGTATTGATAAACCTCTTTTATCTCATAAAATAAAAAAATTTAAAAAATTATATAATAGAATTAATCATGATAAAATTTTACAATTATCTCTTTTATGTAAATAAAATCTCATTTTTTTTATCATTTTACTAGATGATTTTAATAAAATAAAAAGAAATTTTTTCTATTAAAATGTACGTTGTTGATCCAAGATATTTTCCAATTTTTTTGAATTTCTTTTTCCTTGTTAATAATTTTTTCCTTAATAACAAACAAACCAATAGCGCTAATAAAACGATTATTATAAAATAAAAGAGGAATTTTATTTCTCAACCAAGGAGGTATATTGTGTTCTTGCCATATTTTTTTGATTTTTCTTCTTTTTTCTCGTCCTAAAATGAGAATTTTACCTTCAAGTTGAAAACGAATATTAATTAATTCATTTTTTTTAGGTGAAGGAAGAATAAAGCCTTTGTCGTTTTTTATTAAATATCCTAAATCTTCAGGAAGCAATAATTTTTTATCTGTGTTATGCCAGAACAAAAATATATTACTGATATCTTTTTGTATTTTTATAAAATAGAGAGATGTTTTGTAACGTCTGATCTCGTTTTTGTCTATAATTATTTTTGGATTAGAATCTTTCTTACTGCATATTATTTCATTATAAATGCATTCAATTGTTTTATATGATGGCATTTTTATATTTTTTAAAGAAATCCAATATCGAATAAGTGCTTTACATACTTCTTTATTTATGTTTTTAAAATTTTGAATATTTAAAGATTCATCAAAATTAATAAGATTTTGAATTTTTTCTTTTAAAAATATATTTTTTAATTTAGTTTCTTCGCGACATATAACTGTTGTTCGAAAACAATTTTTTAAAAAAAAAGGCCATCTTTGTTCTAATATAGGAATTAATTTATGACGTATAAAATTACGATCGTAATCAATATTAAAATTACTAAAATCTTCAATCGATTCTAAGTTGTTTTCGCAAGCCCATTTTTGTAATTCTTTTTTAGTTTTTGTTAAAAAAGGACGAACTATTCTTTTTTTTCCTAAAAAATTTTCAATAGACATTCCGGATAATCCAGTTGGTCCACTTCCTCTTTTTAAAGATAAAAAGAGTGTTTCACATTGATCATTCAGATGATGTCCAGTAAGTAAAATTTCATCATTAAGTAAATAATTATAAATAGTATTATATCGTTTAATTCTTAATGTTTCTTCGATATTTTTTTTTAAAAGAATCTTAATTTCTTTAGTAATTATTGGTATTTTATATTTGTGACAAATTTTTATACAGTGTTCTTCCCATTTTTTTGAAGATGGATGAAGATTGTGATTAATATGAATGGCACGTATTTTAATTTGAGGATTTTTTTCTTTTATTTTTAACATTTTATAAAGAAGAACTGTAGAATCGATTCCGCCACTATATGCTATTAAAAATAATTTTTTTTGATATTGATTAATAATTTTTTCAATCAAATACAGATAACCTAGTAAAATTTTTTAATACGTTCGAGTGGACTTGAACCACTAACCTCTACCATGTCATGGTAATGCTCTAACCTATTGAGCTACGAACGTAAAATTTAAATTAATTTTTAATATTTAATTATATAATAATATTATTATAATATACAAATATTTTTTATAAAAAATCAGATATTTTCTAAATTTTATTAACTTTAAATTTATTATCTACATTGTATTAATTTTAAGAGGGTTTTATGTTCACAGGCATTGTAAATGGCATTGCAAGAGTTGTTTCCATAAATAAGAAAAAAAATTTTCATACCTATACTGTTAATTTTTCGTCTATTTTGTTAAAAAATCTGAAAATAGGTGATTCAGTTGCTCATAATGGATGTTGTTTAACTGTTAAATATATTAATTGTCCTCATGTAGTTTTTGATATTATGAAAATTACGATTGCGAATACTAATTTAGGAGTTTTAAATATAGGAGACTATGTTAATATTGAAAGATCATTAAAATATGGTGATGAAATGGGAGGTCATATTATATCAGGTCATATTATGAATACAGGTGAAATTTCTAAAATATCAAAATTAGATAAAAATTATATTCTATGGTGTAAAGTAAAAGATCTTTCTTTAATGAAATATATTTTTTATAAAGGTTTTATCGCTATTGATGGCATCAGTTTAACTATTAATAATATCATTAAAAATGAATTTTGCGTTAGTATAATACCAGAAACTTTATCTTCAACTACTATAGGATTTAAAAAAATAGGACAATTAGTGAATATTGAAATCGATTTTTATACTCAAATCATTGTAGATACAACAAAACGTTTGATTAAAAAAGATATATCTACGTTGTTTAAGTAGTTTCATTTTTTTAGTCATTTCAAGGAAATTATCAATGAAAAGTTACTTTTTTTTTATTTTATCAAATATATTAATTGATAATTTTATTTTAGTAAAATTTCTTGGTTTATGTCCCTTCATAGGTGCGTCAAATCAAATAAAACAAGCTTTTGGAATAAGTTTCGCCACTTCTTTTGTTGTAGTTGTATCGACAGTTTTATTATGGTTTGTTAACTTTTTTATTTTGTTACCTTTTGATTTAGTTTATTTAAGAATTATAGTGTATATGTTAATTATTTCTTTTGGTGTTCAATTAATAGAAATTATTTTACGAGGGACTAGTCCTATCTTATATCGTATACTTGGTATTTTTCTCCCTTTAATTACAACTAATTGTGCCGTTTTAGCTATTCCATTGTTTAGTCTCTATTTAAATCATACATTCTTAGAATCTATTCTTTATGCAGTCAGTGCCTCTTTTGGTTTTACTTTAGTGATGGTTATATTTTCTAGTATTCGTGAACGTATATTATTATCTGACGTTCCTTTAGCATTTCAAGGGTCGCCTATTGTTCTTATTACTGTAAGTTTAATATCTATTGTATTTATGGGGTTTAAAGGTTTAGTGAGAATTTAATTATGTCTATTACAATTATTTTAATTTTTTCTATCTTATCTTTTCTTTTAGGTATAATATTAAGTTATGTAAAATATATTTTTCCAATAAAAAAAAATTCTATTATAGCTGAAGTTGATGATTTATTACCGCAGAGTCAATGTGCACAATGTGGTTACTCTGGATGTTATCCTTATGCAAAAGCAATAGTTAAAAATAATGAAAATATTGATAAATGCATTCCTGGAGGAAATAATTTAAAATTTAAAATTGCCAAGGTACTTAATATAAAAAATATTAAATACTCTTTAGATAATTTAAATGCTAAAAATGAAAAAAATATTCATACTACTGTTTTAATTGATGAAAAAAATTGTGTTGGTTGTTCTAAATGTGCTTCTTTTTGTCCAGTAGATGCAATAATTGGTACTCCTAATTTCATGCATACAGTGTTACAAAAATTTTGTACTGGTTGTAACATTTGTTTATTACACTGTCCTACAAATTGTATAAAAATAATTAAAGAATAATATAAAATGTTAAAAATAAATTTTTTTTTAAAAATATTTCTCATTAAATACTGGAAAAATTTAATTGTTAATTTTATAAATAAAAAATTTTTAAATAAAAAAAAAATATAATTTTAAAGGAGGTATTCAATGTATAACAACAAAAAAAGATCGTAACGAATATTTTTTAAATTATTTACCTCATCCTGAAAAATTTTTTATTTATATAAAACATAGTAATTTTAAAAAAAATATTTTAAGAGTAAAAGTAGGTCAAGAAGTTTTATGTGGACAACCTTTAACTTTTGGCAATGATTTAATAGTTCCTACTCATTCTCCAACTTCAGGTTGGATAGAAAATATTTCTTTCAATTCAGATTCTGATAATACAAATCAAGAAAAAATAAAAATTGTTATTTTATCTGATCACTTAAATAAGTGGATTAGATTAAAAAGTATTAAAAATTATAAAAAATATACTCCTAACAGTTTAATCAAAATAATTTATCAATCAGGTGTTGTTGGACTTGGAGGTGCTCAATTTCCTTCTTTTAAAAAACTAATGTTAAGTATTAATAAAGTACATACATTAATTGTAAATGCGATTGAAAGTGAACCATGCATAACATCCGATTATTGTCTCATGAAAAACTATATTAATGAAATTTTAATAGGGTGTGAAATTGTAGGTTGGATATCAAAAGTTAAAGAAATTTTAATTGTTATTCAAGAAGATAAAACAGAATTAATTTTAAAAATTCAAGAAATTATTAAAAATAAAAAACTTTTTAAACTTTGTATCATAAAAAAAAAATATCCTGGTGGAAGTAGTAAAATACTTGTTAAATCTTTAACAGGAAAAGAAATTCCTTATGGAAAACATTCTATAGATATAGGATATCTTGTTTTTAATGTAGCAACTATATACGCTATTAAAAGATCTATTATTAACGGAGAACCATTAATTAAACGAATTGTTACCCTTTATAATGAAGATAAAAATATTTTATCTAAAAACTTTTGGGTTAAAATAGGTACTCCTATTCGTTTTTTTTTAAATTATTTAAAAATGAACAATTCAAATTTATTAATATATTCAGGAGGTATTTTTATGAAAGATTTGATTGTTGATTTAAATTATTCAATACAAAAAAACATAAATTGTATTTATACAAAAAATAAAAAAAAAATAGAAAAATAATTGAGTATCCATGTATTAATTGTGGTTATTGTGTTGTTTCATGTCCGGTTAATTTACTTCCTCAGAAAATTTTTTTATCTTGTAAAAATAATAATAATAAGAAATTAAAAGAATTAAATATTTTAGATTGTATTGAATGTAAAATATGTGAAAAAGTTTGCCCTAGCAATATTCCATTAGTAAAACATTTTAGAATTGCAAAAAAAACACAAAAAATTATAGATTTAGAAAATAATCGTAAAAGATTGTTTTCATCTCTTTTTAGAAAAAGAGAAAAAAGATTGTCAATTGAGAAAAAAATATCTTATTCAAAAGATCAAATTTCTAATATTAAAATGATAAATGTTTTTTCAAAAATAAAAAAGAAGAAAAATAATCATTCTATTAATCAAAAAATAATAGAAAAATCTCTTAGGAAAGAAATGTTAAAAGAAGCAATAAAACGCGCAAGATTAAAAAAATAAAGTTTTATATCAATATTTCTTTTTTTCTATAAATATATGAAATTAAAAAAAATGAATCTACCTTATATAAGTAATACCTATGATGTAAGAAAAATAATGTTTTTAGTTGTTTTATCTTGTATCCCAGGATTATGTACTGAAATTTATTTTTTTGGATGTGGTGTCTTAATACAAACATTATTATTTGTGATAATTTCCTTATTATTTGAGATAATAATTTTAAAAATGAGACGTAAAAATATTAAAAATAGTTTATTTGATTATTCATCATTTTTAACTGCAGTATTACTTGGATTAAGTACTCCCTGTGCACTTCCTTGGTGGATGATAATTTTCAGCTGTTTTTTTGCTATTGTTATTTCAAAATATTTATATGGAGGTCTTGGGCAAAATATATTCAATCCAGCTATGATTGGTTATGTAGTGCTATTGATATCTTTTCCTGTACATATGACTGCTTGGAATGAAAAAAACTCTTCTTTATCTTTTTACAATGATATAAAAAAATCTATAAATTTAATTTTATTCTACAACAAATTGAATAATTCTAAAAAAAAAATTTGTCCTGATAACTTTACGGAAGCCACACCTTTAGATGATTTCAAAACTAAATCTCATTTTGATTATGATTTTTTTCCAGAAGAATCAGCAGTGAAAAAAAAAACAAAGATTGTTTCAATAGCTTGGAAATATATAAATATAAGTTTTTTAATAGGAGGATGTTTTCTATTATATAAAAAAGTTATTTGTTGGCGTATTCCATTGAGTTTTTTATCCAGCTTAATTTTTTTTTCAAGCATAACTTATTTTTATTCACAAAAATTTTTTTGTTCTCCTTTATTTCATCTTTTTTCTGGAGGAACAATGATGTGTGCTTTTTTTATAGCTACTGATCCTGTAACAACTTCTTGTACTAAAATAGGAAAAATATTTTTTGGTTTAATTATTGGTTTTTTAGTCTGGATAATTCGAAATTATAGTGATTATCCAGATGGCATTGCTTTTTCAGTATTATTTGCTAATATGATTGTTCCATTAATGGATGCTTATTTAAAGACATCTGGATATGGTCATAAAAATTTATGAAATCTTTTAAAGAAACTATAATAAATGCATGTTTAATGGGATTTTTTTCTTTTTTTTCTCTTTCAAGTGTCATTTTTGTTAAAAACATAACAAATAATCAAATAAAAAATATAAAAGAAAAACAAAAAAATACTCTTATTCAACAAGTTATACCAAGAGTTATGTACCATTCCTTTGAAAAAAAATATTTTTTGATAAAGGATAAATTATTAGGAGATCAAAAAAAACATAATTTATGGCTTCTTTTTAAAAACAAACAAGCTAAAGTAGCTGTTGTTGAAAGTATTGCTCCAGATGGATATTCTGGTTCAATTTCTATCTTAGTAGCTGCATATCTTAATGGAAAAATTATTGGTGTACGAGTTTTATCTCATAAAGAAACTCCAGGAATTGGAGATAAAATTGAAATATCTATTTCTAATTGGATTACAAAATTTCAAGATATGAATGTAATTGATTTAAAAGATAAAAAATTTTTATTAAAAAAGTATGGGGGTAAGATTGAACAATTTACAGGAGCTACTATTACACCTCAATCAGTTTCTAACGCTGTAAAAAGAACTGTTGTTTTTATTAAGAAAATACCATTAATATTTTCATTATAATAGAGTAAAAATATATATGGAATTCAAAAAATTTTTTAAAAAGAGATTGTGGAATAATAATTCTTCTTTAGTACAGCTTTTAGGTTTATGTCCAATTTTAGCCATGACTACAAATACTATTAATGCTATAGGATTAGGAATAACAACTACCTTTGTATTAACTATAACAAATAGTATTATTTCAATTTTAAAAAACTTTATACCTAAAGATATTAGAATTCCTATTTATATGATAATAGTTTCTTCGACAGTTACTTGTATAGAAATGCTATTGCATGCTTATCAATTTAATTTATATCAGTCATTAGGCGTCTTCATTCCGTTAATAGTAACTAATTGTATTGTTGTTGGAAGAGCTGATTGTATTGCTTATAAAAGTTCTTTTGTAATTTCTTTTTTAGACGGTATGTCAATAGGCTTAGGGTCAACCTTTGCAATGTTTGTAATTGGTTCCATACGTGAAATACTGGGAAATGGAACTTTTTTATTTGGTGCAAATAAAATTTTTAATGTTTTAGATCATTCATTTTTTTTTACGTTCATAGATAAAAACTCTACAATAATTTTAGCTATGTTACCTTCAGGTGGATTTTTAGTATTAGGTTTTGTAATTGCTTTCAAAAATTATTTAGATTTAGGTAAAAAAAATTGTTTAAAATGTTTTCATTCGTGTAAACTAAAAAAATAATATTAATATGAATAAAAAAAAACGTTTTGAAATTTTGTCTTTATTTTATAAAAAAAACTCTAATCCTAAGATAGAATTAGTTTTTTCTTCTGATTTTGAATTACTTTTATCAGTTATTTTATCTGCAAAATCAACTGATGTTATGGTAAATAAAATTACTGGTACTTTATTTCAAATAGCTAATACTCCTCAAAGCATTTTAAAATTAGGTTTTAATAAATTACGACACTATATTAAAAGTATTGGTTTATATAATACTAAATCTTTAAATATTATTAATAGTGCATATTTAATTAAAACTAAATATAACAATAAAGTTCCATCAAATCGTACTGAATTAGAATCTTTACCTGGAGTTGGCAGAAAAACAGCAAATATTATTTTGAATGTATTGTTTAATAAAAACACTATTGCTGTAGACACGCATGTTTTCAGAGTTGCTAATCGCACTGGATTTGCTAAAGGGAAAAATGTAATTGAAGTCGAAAAAAAAATGATTAAGATAGTTCCGTCTATTTTCAAAAAATATGTTCATTTTTGGTTTGTTTTACATGGTAGATATGTTTGTACTGCTCGTCAATTGAAATGTAAAACATGTTTCATAGAAAAATTATGCGAATTTGACAAAAAAAAATAAGCACTCTATTTATTTTGGGTACATAAGTGATTATTGTAAAAGTTGTTTTACCTTTACCTATTAGAAAGTATTTTAAATATTTTATGCCTGATTCTATGTGTCCTATTATTGGTGGGCGAATCGTTGTGCCGTTTCGTTCTAAAGATATAGTAGGAATTGTAATTTCATTTTGTAATAAAAAAAATATAAGTAATTTAAATTTAGCATTTGTTAAATCATGTATTGATACTGAGTCTATTTATAGTGATGTTGTATTTAGTATTTTAATATGGTTAAGTAGATATTACTATTTTCCTATAGGAAGCATATTTTTTTCAATATTGCCAAAATATTTAAAAAAAATCTGTTTAATAGATAATAAAAATTATAAATTTGCTATTTTAAGAAAAACAAAATATAAAGATTTTAAAACATTTAATCTTTTATTTTTTTGCAAAAAAAAAAGTTTTATTGACAAAGATTTAGAAAAATATACTTTTTTTGATTTTTTTTTAAAAAAAAATTTTTTGCAAAAATCATGTAAAAATTATTTTTATCATGAAAATATTCCTCATATATATCAAAATTATTTAATTAAAAAAAAATTTTTTTTAAATAAAAAAATAATTTTTATAATTAATAAAATTTTAATGAAAAATTGTTTTACATCTTGGCTAATAACTAAAAATAATTTTTATTTAAAAGTTAAATTTTATTTAGGTTTAATTAAAGAGTGTTTAAGTAAAAATTTACAAATTTTAATTTTAGTCCCCTTTGTTAAGGATATATATCAAATATTATTTTTTTTAAAAAAATACTTTAATGTATATATTGATATTATTCATTCTCAATTAAATAATGAAGATTATTTAAAAAAATGGATTAGAACAAAAAGTGGTAAAAATTCTATTATTATAGGCACAAAAAATAGTGTTTTTTTCCCTTTTTTAAAACTAGGTTTAATTATTGTTAATCAAGAACATCATTTGAACTATAGAAATTTAGATCAATGTAGATATAATGTTAGAGATATAGCAATATTAAGAGCCTATAAACAAAATATACCAATTATTTTAGATTCTGATACTCCTTCTTTAAGAACATTATATAATATTTTACATAAAAAATGTTTTTATATTAAATTTATAAAAAATAAAAAAACATTTTTTTTAAAAAATAATGTTATTGATTTAAGAAAAGAGAGAATAAAAATAGGTTTATCTTCGACTCTAATAAATGAAATATTTAATAATATTCAAAAAAATTATCCAGTATTATTAGTTTTGAATAAATTTAGTTTTGTTTTTTTTGGTTTAATATGCAGAAGATGCGGCAAGATAGAA
This genomic interval from Buchnera aphidicola str. Sg (Schizaphis graminum) contains the following:
- the dcd gene encoding dCTP deaminase encodes the protein MRLSDTDIEEWLSKKKLVIQPYPKKQLINGITVDIHLGNKFRFFYDHTTSCIDLSGSKEKIALDLNKIVSCETIFSKKEPFFLKPGALALFSTLENITLPNNLVGWLDGRSSLARLGLMVHVTSHRIDPGWHGNIVLEFFNAGKLTLVLTPGIKIAALSFELLSKPVLRPYNSRNESKYKRQNGVVPSRIYEE
- a CDS encoding riboflavin synthase subunit alpha; the encoded protein is MFTGIVNGIARVVSINKKKNFHTYTVNFSSILLKNLKIGDSVAHNGCCLTVKYINCPHVVFDIMKITIANTNLGVLNIGDYVNIERSLKYGDEMGGHIISGHIMNTGEISKISKLDKNYILWCKVKDLSLMKYIFYKGFIAIDGISLTINNIIKNEFCVSIIPETLSSTTIGFKKIGQLVNIEIDFYTQIIVDTTKRLIKKDISTLFK
- a CDS encoding RnfABCDGE type electron transport complex subunit B, translating into MTIILIFSILSFLLGIILSYVKYIFPIKKNSIIAEVDDLLPQSQCAQCGYSGCYPYAKAIVKNNENIDKCIPGGNNLKFKIAKVLNIKNIKYSLDNLNAKNEKNIHTTVLIDEKNCVGCSKCASFCPVDAIIGTPNFMHTVLQKFCTGCNICLLHCPTNCIKIIKE
- the metG gene encoding methionine--tRNA ligase, with amino-acid sequence MSNKFKKILVTCALPYANGPIHIGHMLEHIQADIWVRYQRMRNNEVWFISSDDAHGTAIMLKSEKLGITPIKLIKKIKEEHIIDFSNFNISHDNYHSTHCVENLFLLRKIFLSLSEQKLINEKKIFQFYDNTKKMFLPDRFIKGTCPFCSSKNQNGDNCEICGSIYEPTDLVNPISVISNSVPILKNTTHLYFNLPLFTNMLNKWIHSGILEKSVAKKTEEWLKSGLKEWGISRDAPYFGFKIPKFDKKYFYVWLDAPVGYISAFKNFCTKNKKVDFNEFWKKESKCELYHFIGKDIIYFHTLFWPAILEASSYRKPNGIFVHGHLTINGLKLSKSRGFLIKASDWIKCFDSDSLRYYYASKLSNNINDIEINLEDFIQKINSDIVNKLVNLASRNASFIHKYFDGYLADSLGDCNLYQDFIDISKKIANFFENRQFSSVIRECMKLLDLANQYINQREPWKIKQDNFNKLHTICTVGINLFRLVVIFLKPIIPDLAKKTEYFLISDLTWKGIDKPLLSHKIKKFKKLYNRINHDKILQLSLLCK
- the rsxA gene encoding electron transport complex subunit RsxA, producing the protein MKSYFFFILSNILIDNFILVKFLGLCPFIGASNQIKQAFGISFATSFVVVVSTVLLWFVNFFILLPFDLVYLRIIVYMLIISFGVQLIEIILRGTSPILYRILGIFLPLITTNCAVLAIPLFSLYLNHTFLESILYAVSASFGFTLVMVIFSSIRERILLSDVPLAFQGSPIVLITVSLISIVFMGFKGLVRI
- the gndA gene encoding NADP-dependent phosphogluconate dehydrogenase, which produces MLKQQVGVIGMAVMGRNLALNIESKKYTVSIFNRTQSVTEEVINNNKEKKIFPYFSIKDFVNSLRKPRCILLMVKSGQPTDETIQFILPYLNKGDILIDGGNTFYKDSIRRSNDLMKCGINFIGMGVSGGELGALNGPSIMPGGSREAYDLVSSMLKKISAKFKNEPCVSYIGPNGAGHYVKMIHNGIEYGDMQLISESYFILKNVLNMKNEELSNTFSQWNKGELNSYLIEITKNIFLKKEKDGIHYLIDSILDHAEDKGTGKWISQDALELHEPLSLITESVFARYLSSLKDQRLIASKILKGPILKCISSQNKELFVEEVRRALYLGKIISYAQGFSQLKKASEKYSWNLQYGKIAKIFRAGCIIRADFLERITDAFKSNNVTNLLLTPYFSEISNKYEKSLRYITSYAIKYGIPVPTFASAISYYDNYRTMSSSANLIQAQRDYFGAHTYRRTDKKGYFHTNWLTKKEL
- the tilS gene encoding tRNA lysidine(34) synthetase TilS, producing MIEKIINQYQKKLFLIAYSGGIDSTVLLYKMLKIKEKNPQIKIRAIHINHNLHPSSKKWEEHCIKICHKYKIPIITKEIKILLKKNIEETLRIKRYNTIYNYLLNDEILLTGHHLNDQCETLFLSLKRGSGPTGLSGMSIENFLGKKRIVRPFLTKTKKELQKWACENNLESIEDFSNFNIDYDRNFIRHKLIPILEQRWPFFLKNCFRTTVICREETKLKNIFLKEKIQNLINFDESLNIQNFKNINKEVCKALIRYWISLKNIKMPSYKTIECIYNEIICSKKDSNPKIIIDKNEIRRYKTSLYFIKIQKDISNIFLFWHNTDKKLLLPEDLGYLIKNDKGFILPSPKKNELINIRFQLEGKILILGREKRRKIKKIWQEHNIPPWLRNKIPLLFYNNRFISAIGLFVIKEKIINKEKEIQKNWKISWINNVHFNRKNFFLFY